The following are encoded in a window of Stegostoma tigrinum isolate sSteTig4 chromosome 40, sSteTig4.hap1, whole genome shotgun sequence genomic DNA:
- the LOC125448152 gene encoding metal transporter CNNM3 — translation MAAVDGSLRLALAALWALASGQPDGGEVEVRGVRLEGGGSSGEGGGPVRMAGGAIEAGAGARFQLRVFGRRLVAESWPWLAYSPEPECGSGSLETAWLDLGDNQTDGSVLVSVRAGLRGRRYYLCALVHRERGLWQPPGGWETPLDIRPPPSPLSVWGQVLALAVLLLASALLNLLRLSVLWLEPLELHIIRHCGTEAEKRRAESLEPLRRRGNLVLCSLVLGNVLASSCLAVLLHHAVGTVLPAVLACAGLLFLLGEVVPYAICSRYGFTVASHATWLTRLLVVLASPLVLPVALLLDCALRQDVSTCYVREKILDMLRSTDPYSEFVKEEFSRGTLRTKVVEDIMTSLKDCFMLSAEAVLDFNTMSEIMQCGYTRIPVYEGEISNIVDIVYVKDLAMVDPEDCTPLNTIIKFYNHPLHFVFNDTKLDAVLEEFKKGKSHMAMVQKVNNEGDGDPFYEVLGLVTLGDVIEEIIKSEILDESDNTQVKVKKKPAPISTSVERKKEEVSFFKVPDIDLKGKISPQLLLATQRFLSREVELFSPSRVSESVLLHLLKHPSVNQEVKFNENHKMAPEHYLYQRNQPVDYFILVLQGRVEVEIGKEGLKFENGAFTYYGVSALTAPSSVHQSPATNVKWSRRDPFSKDLLESGENANFSMYCPDYTVRALNDLQVLKVTRLQYLNAIMASRIHSSSLSPDTFELKVIPSSQANLLKDQNSSRSTSRRKPQSEEDSPERDDGV, via the exons ATGGCGGCGGTCGACGGGAGCCTGCGCTTGGCGCTGGCCGCCCTGTGGGCCCTGGCGTCCGGGCAGCCGGACGGGGGCGAGGTCGAGGTGCGGGGGGTCCGGCTGGAGGGCGGCGGCAGTAGTGGCGAAGGCGGAGGCCCGGTGCGGATGGCGGGTGGCGCTATCGAAGCCGGCGCTGGGGCCCGTTTCCAGCTGAGGGTGTTCGGCCGGCGCCTGGTGGCCGAGAGCTGGCCCTGGTTGGCCTACAGCCCCGAGCCCGAGTGCGGCAGCGGCAGCCTGGAGACGGCCTGGCTGGACCTGGGGGATAACCAGACGGACGGCTCGGTGTTGGTGAGCGTCCGGGCCGGCCTGCGGGGGAGGCGTTACTACCTGTGCGCCCTGGTGCACCGGGAGAGGGGCCTGTGGCAGCCCCCTGGAGGCTGGGAGACCCCGTTGGACATCCGGCCTCCGCCGTCCCCGCTGTCGGTGTGGGGCCAGGTGCTGGCGCTGGCCGTCCTGCTGCTCGCCTCGGCGCTTCTCAACCTGCTGCGCCTCAGCGTGCTGTGGCTGGAGCCCCTGGAGCTGCACATCATCCGCCACTGCGGCACCGAGGCGGAGAAGCGGCGAGCCGAGTCGCTAGAGCCCCTGAGGCGGCGGGGGAACCTGGTGCTCTGCTCCCTGGTGCTGGGCAACGTGCTCGCCAGCTCGTGCCTGGCAGTGCTGCTCCACCATGCAGTGGGCACTGTCCTGCCGGCCGTGCTGGCCTGTGCCGGCCTGCTCTTCCTCCTGGGTGAAGTGGTGCCCTATGCCATCTGCTCGCGGTACGGCTTCACCGTGGCCTCCCATGCTACCTGGCTGACCCGCCTGCTGGTGGTGCTGGCATCGCCGCTGGTCCTTCCCGTCGCCCTGCTACTGGACTGCGCCCTGCGCCAGGACGTCAGCACCTGCTACGTCCGTGAGAAGATCCTGGACATGTTGCGCTCCACCGACCCCTACAGCGAATTTGTCAAGGAGGAGTTCAGCCGTGGTACACTGAGGACCAAAGTCGTGGAGGACATCATGACCAGCCTGAAGGACTGTTTCATGCTCAGTGCTGAAGCTGTGCTGGACTTCAACACCATGTCTGAAATCATGCAGTGTGGCTACACCAGGATCCCAGTCTATGAGGGGGAGATATCCAACATTGTGGACATTGTCTACGTGAAAGACTTGGCCATGGTCGACCCTGAGGACTGCACTCCTTTGAATACCATCATCAAATTCTACAACCACCCCCTGCATTTTGTGTTCAATGACACCAAGTTGGATGCTGTCCTGGAAGAGTTTAAGAAAG GCAAATCTCATATGGCAATGGTTCAGAAGGTGAACAACGAAGGCGATGGTGATCCCTTCTACGAGGTGCTTGGTTTAGTGACCCTTGGGGATGTCATCGAAGAAATAATCAAATCTGAGATCCTCGACGAATCAGATAATA CGCAGGTCAAGGTGAAGAAAAAGCCTGCTCCCATCAGCACTTCTGTTGAGCGCAAGAAGGAAGAAGTCTCATTTTTTAAGGTGCCTGATATCGATCTAAAGGGAAAGATTTCACCCCAGCTTTTACTAGCAACTCAGCGCTTCTTATCCAGAG AAGTGGAATTGTTCAGCCCCTCGCGGGTCTCTGAGAGCGTTCTTCTCCATCTACTCAAGCATCCCAGTGTCAACCAGGAGGTGAAATTCAACGAAAATCACAAGatggccccagaacattacctgtacCAGCGGAATCAGCCAGTTGACTACTTTATTCTGGTGCTGCAG GGGCGAGTGGAGGTGGAGATAGGCAAAGAGGGTTTGAAGTTTGAAAATGGAGCCTTTACCTATTACGGTGTCTCCGCACTGACTGCCCCATCCTCTG TTCATCAGTCACCAGCCACCAATGTGAAGTGGAGTCGGCGAGACCCGTTCTCCAAGGACCTCCTGGAATCTGGGGAGAATGCAAACTTTTCCATGTACTGCCCTGATTACACTGTGAGAGCACTAAATGACCTTCAAGTTCTGAAG GTTACTCGGCTGCAGTATTTAAATGCGATTATGGCCTCGAGAATACACAGTTCTTCACTGTCGCCAGATACATTTGAGCTGAAAGTGATTCCCAGCAGTCAAGCGAATTTGCTCAAAGATCAAAACTCCTCCAGAA GTACCAGCAGACGTAAACCACAAAGCGAAGAAGACAGTCCAGAGAGGGATGATGGTGTCTAA